The proteins below come from a single Drosophila miranda strain MSH22 chromosome Y unlocalized genomic scaffold, D.miranda_PacBio2.1 Contig_Y1_pilon, whole genome shotgun sequence genomic window:
- the LOC117191806 gene encoding protein ORD-like yields the protein MDEAKGDKNMRFLSLNIKDCLGCSDVRVSFPQSNSVHVLLYKPMGQEQARDTVNVAVTPVAQAIQLLCTRTFPDAESLERLPLLEVGRGSVSMRFQVLQPAPSEEDSDSDLDLEPSTSAQARVRLEERKKRHEAARNRKKIFVVEKEVMVERRFDDPQCLDWVTFTVNGGEILKWQLDEFHAQFFEDPQYSSIHL from the exons atggacGAGGCTAAGGGAGATAAAAATATGCGCTTTCTATCG CTGAACATCAAAGACTGCCTCGGCTGCAGCGATGTGAGGGTGTCGTTCCCCCAATCGAACAGCGTGCACGTGCTGCTGTACAAGCCGATGGGGCAGGAGCAGGCCCGCGACACCGTCAATGTGGCCGTGACGCCTGTGGCACAGGCCATACAGCTGCTGTGCACTCGGACCTTTCCGGACGCCGAGAGCTTGGAGCGTCTGCCGCTGCTGGAGGTGGGACGCGGCAGCGTTTCCATGCGCTTTCAGGTGTTGCAGCCCGCACCCTCGGAGGaggacagcgacagcgacttgGACCTGGAGCCGTCCACATCGGCGCAGGCAAGAGTGCGACTCGAGGAGCGGAAGAAACGCCACGAGGCGGCACGTAATCGCAAGAAAATCTTCGTAGTCGAAAAGGAGGTGATGGTCGAGCGGCGATTCGACGATCCCCAGTGTCTGGACTGGGTCACCTTTACGGTGAACGGTGGCGAGATCCTCAAATGGCAGCTGGACGAGTTCCACGCTCAGTTCTTCGAGGATCCCCAGTACTCGTCCATCCATCTGTGA
- the LOC117191561 gene encoding protein ORD-like, with translation MATKTFSGTPGNPFEIFAKLFVRKELDEEDLVCKLAESCITVNEAVLRSERQFVMQVFNHVRGIFEYITMKQYTVWFLVPGAQGPQSLTEEDLDFDLRTVRTSIRIAGDNRNIFWSQSDHNVQNLLMVSFQLALSSIAKQSVLIISHLDKIADFVTWQFITASYMNDIYARGPTDSKWVCMRYLQRIVEMAQANCIIVLIEYPSFLSILSDERHVIKCEKQPDKESWDFKVASAESSESRLEILKNAINLELGSVAPATPQE, from the exons ATGGCTACAAAAACTTTCAGTGG GACCCCGGGCAATCCTTTTGAGATCTTTGCCAAGCTCTTCGTTCGCAAGGAGCTGGATGAGGAGGATTTGGTGTGCAAATTGGCCGAATCCTGTATTACCGTCAACGAGGCCGTACTCCGCTCGGAGCGTCAGTTCGTGATGCAGGTGTTCAACCATGTGCGCGGCATATTCGAGTACATCACCATGAAGCAGTATACGGTGTGGTTCCTGGTGCCCGGCGCCCAGGGCCCTCAAAGTCTGACCGAAGAG GATCTCGACTTCGATTTGCGTACTGTGCGCACTTCCATCCGTATTGCTGGCGACAACAGGAACATCTTCTGGAGCCAGTCCGATCACAATGTCCAGAACTTGCTGATGGTCTCCTTCCAGTTGGCCCTGAGCAGCATTGCCAAGCAATCGGTGCTGATTATCAGCCATTTGGATAAG ATAGCTGATTTCGTGACCTGGCAGTTTATCACGGCTTCCTACATGAACGACATCTATGCCCGTGGACCCACAGATTCG AAATGGGTTTGCATGCGCTACTTGCAACGCATCGTCGAAATGGCCCAGGCCAACTGCATCATTGTCCTCATCGAGTATCCCAGCTTCCTGAGCATTCTCTCCGACGAGCGGCATGTGATCAAGTGTGAGAAGCAGCCGGACAAAGAATCCTGGGACTTTAAAGTTGCGTCCGCCGAATCGTCCGAGTCCCGCTTGGAAATCCTTAAGAATGCCATAAATTTGGAGCTAGGCAGTGTCGCGCCCGCCACCCCTCAAGAATAA